A DNA window from Streptomyces sp. B21-083 contains the following coding sequences:
- a CDS encoding response regulator transcription factor, with the protein MPRDHRPAKSIRVLLAEDQQMMRGALALLLGMEPDIEVVAQVGAGDAIVDAALLHRPDVALLDIELPGISGLDAAALLRDQAPDCRVLILTTFGRPGYLRRAMEAGAAGFLVKDGPVEELAAAIRRALTGETVIDPALAAAALSAGPNPLTGRECDVLNASVDGATVADVAVKLHLSESTVRNYLSAAIGKTGTRNRTEAVREARQQGWL; encoded by the coding sequence ATGCCCCGGGATCACCGTCCCGCGAAGTCCATCAGAGTCCTCCTCGCCGAGGACCAGCAAATGATGCGAGGCGCTCTCGCCCTGCTGCTCGGGATGGAGCCGGACATCGAGGTCGTCGCCCAGGTCGGGGCCGGTGACGCGATCGTCGACGCGGCACTGCTCCACCGCCCTGACGTGGCCCTCCTCGACATCGAGCTGCCCGGCATCAGCGGCCTGGACGCCGCCGCCCTTCTCCGCGACCAGGCCCCCGACTGCCGGGTCCTGATCCTGACCACCTTCGGCCGCCCCGGCTACCTACGCCGGGCCATGGAGGCGGGCGCCGCCGGGTTCCTCGTCAAGGACGGCCCCGTGGAGGAGCTGGCCGCGGCCATCCGACGCGCGCTGACCGGGGAGACGGTCATCGACCCCGCCCTTGCCGCCGCCGCGCTCAGCGCCGGGCCCAATCCGCTCACGGGGCGGGAGTGCGACGTGCTGAACGCCTCGGTGGACGGGGCGACGGTCGCCGACGTCGCCGTCAAGCTGCACCTCTCCGAGTCGACGGTCCGCAACTACCTCTCGGCCGCCATCGGCAAGACCGGGACCCGCAACCGGACGGAGGCGGTGCGGGAGGCCCGGCAGCAGGGGTGGCTCTAG
- a CDS encoding SigE family RNA polymerase sigma factor translates to MGERDRKADRDEEFQSFVIGRWPRLMRTAFLLTGEQHGAEDLVQSTLERVYVAWRRVGSADDPEAYVRRVMINAHARKHRRRLKEFLAPKDDEGLAHELPDTGDHIARADDRGALLTALALLPPRQRQAVVLRYWEDLTETQTAQAMGCSVGAVKSNAAKGIAKLRAIPGLAETVTHGGRK, encoded by the coding sequence ATGGGGGAACGGGATCGAAAAGCGGACCGGGACGAGGAGTTCCAGAGCTTCGTCATCGGCCGCTGGCCACGGCTGATGCGTACGGCGTTTCTGCTCACGGGGGAGCAGCACGGGGCGGAGGACCTGGTCCAGTCGACGCTGGAACGGGTCTATGTGGCCTGGCGGAGGGTCGGTTCGGCCGACGACCCGGAGGCGTATGTGCGGCGCGTGATGATCAACGCGCATGCCCGTAAGCACCGCAGGCGACTCAAGGAGTTCCTGGCGCCGAAGGACGACGAGGGGCTGGCGCACGAGCTGCCCGACACCGGCGACCACATCGCCCGGGCCGACGACCGCGGGGCGCTGCTCACGGCGCTGGCCCTGTTGCCGCCCCGGCAGCGGCAGGCGGTGGTGCTGCGGTACTGGGAGGACCTGACCGAGACGCAGACCGCGCAGGCGATGGGCTGCTCGGTGGGCGCGGTGAAGAGCAACGCGGCCAAGGGGATCGCGAAGCTGCGCGCCATACCGGGCCTGGCCGAGACAGTGACACACGGAGGGCGGAAGTGA